The proteins below come from a single Streptomyces sp. SCSIO 75703 genomic window:
- a CDS encoding FxLD family lanthipeptide, which yields MTRNTMVPLRTEARPQNPGASDGFDLDVLLVEIADPAGLVNLTDDNCGSTCGACVTNVA from the coding sequence ATGACACGCAACACCATGGTTCCCCTCCGTACCGAAGCGCGTCCGCAGAACCCCGGTGCGTCGGACGGTTTCGACCTGGACGTTTTGCTCGTTGAGATCGCCGACCCGGCGGGTCTGGTCAACCTGACCGACGACAACTGCGGATCTACCTGCGGCGCCTGCGTCACCAACGTCGCCTGA
- a CDS encoding lantibiotic dehydratase, giving the protein MGAALADGDFAEALWHSSPALTERVRVLCAAENPSARDVRRAALSVSRYLLRARHRATPFGLFAGVAAAQFGPGVRAGWGDEHVAVGRAGAEWVAAVIERLESCPDLLERLPVVVNNTVSRRGDRLIVPFQPDTRDDGTRAIEVSLALTGPLRAVLAAARTPIPFGTLVDGLRSEFPEAGPGKAHRLAEELIRRRVLLTCLHAPGTETDALGHLLGRLNLLGTDRLATVAETVRELRAIHSGLTGCTTRHGRERIASRMRALVPGLRRHPVALDLRLDARIVLPGAVAREVERAALALTRLSTRPYGTAAWNAYHQRFYERYGIGTLVPLHEVVADSGAGYPDGYPGTPGTPRRPRVSERDDALVRLAQAAALDGRDELALTDELIADLGMGPEAPRLPPHLEVGVRVYAVSLADLRRGRFRLEVVSVSRGAGVSTGRFLDVLSPSDRAALATELADLPAADGATVPVQLSFPALVPESAHVARAPQVLPTVISLQEHRTRDENVLTPEDLAVGCDGRRMYLAAPARGHRVEAVAANALNPHTHTPPLARFLSELSRAQCAQVTVFDWGAAATMPFLPRLRYGRTVLAPARWRLEATELPGRARPRAEWDSALTEWQTRRRMPARVHLVEDDRRLFLDLDEAVHRALLRRHLDRFRAAVIVEAPEWEAYGWCGGRAHEVVVPLKATRTPAWPPLPTPTPARTFSPAQTQTPAVSSVLLAALYGDPRRQDDLLSRYLPDLLEQLGAPPWWFIRFRDPDPHLRVRIALPHPGAFARTARTVSAWADTLRSVGLLTDLRYPTSFREMGRWGSGAAWNAAEAVFQADSLAVLTQLAQPRRPGHRPLVAAHTVAIATAFLGGTEAAMRWLTDRVPPSAPTPVPRPEYVEAVRLADPRDDWAALRDAPGGDAIVSGWADRATALAAYRSYLPGPETRGIAVDDVLTSLLHVHFVRNVAVNFPEEEACLHLARAAALAWTARITGRPS; this is encoded by the coding sequence CTGGGCGCCGCCCTCGCGGACGGGGACTTCGCCGAGGCACTGTGGCACTCCAGCCCCGCACTGACCGAACGGGTTCGGGTCCTGTGCGCGGCCGAGAATCCCTCCGCGCGTGACGTACGCCGGGCGGCGCTGTCTGTGTCCCGCTATCTGCTGCGTGCCCGGCATCGTGCAACGCCGTTCGGCCTGTTCGCCGGCGTGGCCGCCGCGCAGTTCGGCCCAGGGGTGCGGGCGGGCTGGGGTGACGAACACGTGGCCGTCGGCCGGGCGGGGGCGGAGTGGGTGGCGGCCGTGATCGAGCGGCTGGAGTCGTGCCCCGACCTCCTCGAACGCCTGCCGGTCGTCGTCAACAACACCGTGTCGCGACGGGGCGACAGGCTCATCGTCCCGTTCCAGCCCGACACCCGGGACGACGGAACGCGGGCAATCGAGGTATCCCTCGCCCTGACCGGGCCGCTGCGCGCGGTCCTCGCTGCGGCGCGGACGCCGATCCCATTCGGCACGCTCGTGGACGGGCTCCGGTCGGAGTTTCCCGAGGCCGGACCGGGGAAAGCACATCGGCTGGCAGAGGAGTTGATCCGCCGACGGGTGCTGCTGACCTGCCTGCACGCTCCGGGCACCGAGACCGATGCCCTCGGGCACCTCCTGGGCCGGCTGAACTTGCTCGGCACCGATCGCCTAGCCACGGTCGCAGAAACGGTGCGCGAACTGCGAGCGATCCACTCGGGTCTGACGGGGTGCACCACACGCCATGGGCGGGAACGCATCGCATCCCGGATGCGTGCTCTCGTTCCCGGCCTGCGCCGCCACCCCGTCGCGCTCGACCTTCGCCTGGACGCGCGGATCGTTCTGCCGGGAGCCGTCGCCCGGGAGGTCGAGCGCGCAGCCCTGGCCCTCACCCGGCTGAGCACACGGCCGTACGGGACGGCGGCCTGGAACGCTTACCACCAGCGGTTTTACGAGCGGTACGGCATCGGCACGCTGGTGCCGCTCCACGAAGTCGTGGCGGACAGCGGCGCGGGATACCCCGACGGCTACCCGGGCACCCCTGGCACCCCGCGACGACCTCGCGTCTCCGAACGGGACGACGCCCTCGTACGACTGGCGCAGGCCGCCGCCCTCGACGGCCGTGACGAGCTGGCCCTCACCGACGAGCTGATCGCGGACCTTGGCATGGGACCCGAAGCACCTCGGTTGCCGCCGCATCTGGAGGTCGGGGTACGCGTGTACGCAGTCAGCCTGGCGGACCTGCGACGGGGACGGTTCCGGCTGGAGGTCGTGAGTGTGTCACGGGGCGCCGGTGTCTCCACGGGACGCTTTCTCGACGTGCTGTCCCCCAGCGATCGCGCGGCGTTGGCCACGGAACTGGCCGACCTTCCGGCCGCCGACGGCGCCACCGTACCCGTGCAGCTCTCCTTTCCCGCGCTTGTCCCGGAGAGTGCTCACGTCGCCCGCGCTCCGCAGGTACTGCCCACCGTGATCAGCCTCCAGGAGCACCGCACCCGCGACGAGAACGTTCTCACCCCGGAGGATCTGGCAGTGGGCTGCGACGGACGCCGCATGTACCTGGCCGCTCCGGCTCGGGGGCACCGCGTCGAGGCCGTGGCGGCGAACGCGCTCAACCCGCACACGCACACCCCGCCCCTGGCCCGCTTCCTCTCAGAGTTGTCGCGCGCGCAGTGCGCCCAGGTCACTGTCTTCGACTGGGGCGCCGCCGCGACGATGCCCTTTCTTCCCCGCCTGCGGTACGGACGCACCGTACTGGCCCCGGCTCGCTGGCGGTTGGAGGCGACCGAGTTGCCCGGTCGGGCTCGCCCCCGCGCCGAGTGGGACTCCGCTCTCACCGAGTGGCAGACCCGTCGGCGGATGCCGGCCCGCGTCCACCTCGTCGAGGACGACCGGCGCCTCTTCCTCGACCTCGACGAGGCCGTGCACCGGGCACTTCTGCGCCGGCACCTCGACCGGTTCCGTGCGGCCGTAATCGTCGAGGCCCCGGAATGGGAGGCCTACGGCTGGTGCGGTGGACGGGCCCACGAAGTCGTGGTGCCCCTCAAAGCGACCCGGACCCCGGCGTGGCCACCCTTGCCTACCCCCACCCCGGCCCGCACCTTCTCACCCGCCCAGACGCAGACACCCGCTGTCTCCTCGGTCCTGCTCGCCGCCCTGTACGGAGATCCCCGCCGCCAGGACGACTTGCTCTCCCGGTACCTCCCCGACCTCCTCGAACAACTCGGTGCTCCGCCCTGGTGGTTCATCCGCTTCCGCGATCCCGACCCGCACCTTCGTGTACGCATCGCTCTCCCCCACCCGGGAGCGTTCGCCCGGACCGCACGCACGGTGAGCGCGTGGGCCGACACGCTGCGGTCTGTCGGACTGCTGACCGACCTGCGTTACCCCACATCCTTCAGGGAGATGGGCCGCTGGGGATCCGGCGCCGCCTGGAACGCGGCCGAGGCCGTCTTCCAGGCGGACTCGCTGGCCGTCCTGACCCAACTCGCCCAACCCCGGCGTCCGGGGCACCGTCCGCTGGTGGCAGCCCACACCGTCGCCATCGCCACCGCGTTCCTCGGCGGCACCGAGGCGGCGATGCGATGGCTGACCGACCGCGTCCCGCCTTCCGCCCCCACTCCCGTTCCGCGCCCGGAGTACGTCGAGGCCGTACGGCTCGCTGATCCGCGCGACGACTGGGCGGCTCTGCGAGACGCCCCGGGCGGCGACGCCATCGTGTCGGGATGGGCGGACCGGGCCACCGCACTTGCCGCATACCGGTCGTATTTGCCGGGCCCGGAGACTCGGGGCATCGCCGTCGACGACGTACTCACCTCCCTTCTGCACGTCCACTTCGTACGCAACGTCGCCGTGAACTTCCCCGAGGAAGAGGCGTGCCTTCACCTGGCGCGCGCCGCCGCCCTGGCGTGGACCGCGCGAATCACCGGACGGCCCTCGTGA
- a CDS encoding uroporphyrinogen-III synthase, whose product MSPTAFPACPEHGHVTFLGAGPGDPGLLTLRAVEALAHADVLVAEHEVLDVVRTHARQGVTEVHTDADASADAPAQPGPGAGVPRLAVVDGSSTTTGTPAVRDAAHLVMEAARGGRRVVRAVTGDPGLDTYAAEEMLACAAAGVPFEVVPGIATAVGVPAYAGVPLRDAEGTDVRFVDARTASDRCWTEVGASDGTAVVSTTLDSVAAAAGELVAAGRKPDTPLTVTVAGTTTRQRTWTATLGTIAQTLKQAKVLPSPDGGRPVIAVVGERSATAQREQLSWFESKPLFGWNVLVPRTKEQAASLSDQLRSYGAVPHEVPTIAVEPPRTPQQMERAVKGLVTGRYEWIAFTSVNAVKAVREKFEEYGLDARAFAGIKVAAVGDQTAQALIDFGVRPDLVPSGEQSARGLVEDWPPYDPVFDPIDRVFLPRADIATETLVAGLIELGWEVDDVTAYRTVRASPPPATTREAIKGGGFDAVMFTSSSTVRNLVGIAGKPHNVTVIACIGPATAKTAEEHGLRVDVMAPEPSVHKLAQALADFGLRRRTAAIEAGDPVTRPSERRPGARRRRSTT is encoded by the coding sequence TTGAGCCCCACCGCCTTTCCCGCCTGTCCCGAACACGGGCACGTCACCTTCCTGGGTGCCGGACCCGGAGATCCGGGACTGCTGACTCTGCGCGCCGTCGAGGCGCTGGCCCACGCGGACGTCCTCGTCGCCGAGCACGAGGTGCTCGACGTGGTCCGCACGCACGCGCGTCAGGGCGTGACCGAGGTGCACACGGACGCGGACGCGTCCGCGGATGCCCCGGCGCAGCCCGGTCCGGGCGCAGGCGTGCCCAGGCTGGCGGTAGTTGACGGTTCGTCGACCACCACCGGCACCCCCGCCGTGCGGGATGCCGCACATCTTGTCATGGAGGCCGCGCGGGGCGGCAGGCGGGTCGTCCGTGCGGTCACCGGCGATCCGGGGCTCGACACGTACGCCGCCGAGGAGATGCTGGCCTGCGCCGCGGCCGGGGTGCCCTTCGAGGTCGTCCCGGGCATCGCCACCGCCGTGGGCGTGCCCGCGTACGCGGGGGTGCCGCTGAGGGACGCGGAGGGGACCGACGTGAGGTTCGTGGACGCCCGTACCGCCTCGGACCGCTGCTGGACCGAGGTGGGCGCCTCCGACGGCACGGCCGTGGTGTCGACGACGCTCGACTCGGTGGCCGCCGCCGCCGGGGAACTGGTCGCCGCCGGCCGCAAGCCGGACACCCCCCTCACGGTGACCGTCGCGGGCACGACCACGCGCCAGCGCACCTGGACGGCGACGCTCGGCACGATCGCCCAGACGCTCAAGCAGGCCAAGGTGCTGCCCTCGCCGGACGGTGGGCGTCCGGTGATAGCCGTGGTCGGCGAGCGTTCCGCCACCGCCCAGCGCGAGCAGCTCTCGTGGTTCGAGTCCAAGCCGCTCTTCGGCTGGAACGTCCTCGTGCCGCGCACCAAGGAGCAGGCGGCGTCGCTCTCCGACCAGCTCCGGTCCTACGGAGCCGTACCGCACGAGGTGCCGACCATCGCGGTCGAGCCGCCGCGCACGCCCCAGCAGATGGAGCGCGCGGTCAAGGGCCTGGTGACCGGCCGCTACGAGTGGATCGCCTTCACGTCGGTCAACGCGGTCAAGGCGGTCCGGGAGAAGTTCGAGGAATACGGGCTCGACGCCCGTGCCTTCGCCGGGATCAAGGTCGCCGCGGTCGGCGACCAGACCGCCCAGGCCCTGATCGACTTCGGCGTCCGGCCCGACCTGGTGCCGAGCGGCGAGCAGTCGGCCCGCGGCCTGGTCGAGGACTGGCCGCCCTACGACCCGGTCTTCGACCCGATCGACCGCGTCTTCCTGCCCCGCGCCGACATCGCCACGGAGACCCTGGTCGCCGGGCTGATCGAGCTGGGCTGGGAGGTCGACGACGTCACCGCCTACCGCACGGTGCGCGCCTCGCCGCCGCCGGCCACCACCCGGGAGGCGATCAAGGGCGGCGGCTTCGACGCGGTCATGTTCACCTCGTCGTCCACCGTGCGGAACCTGGTCGGCATCGCCGGCAAGCCGCACAACGTCACGGTGATCGCCTGCATCGGTCCGGCGACCGCCAAGACGGCCGAGGAACACGGCCTGCGGGTCGACGTGATGGCTCCCGAGCCGTCCGTGCACAAGCTGGCGCAGGCCCTGGCCGACTTCGGCCTCCGGCGCCGCACCGCCGCGATCGAGGCGGGCGACCCGGTCACCCGGCCCAGCGAACGCCGTCCCGGCGCGCGGCGCCGTCGCTCGACGACCTGA
- the hemC gene encoding hydroxymethylbilane synthase: MTEKALRLGTRRSKLAMAQSGQVADAVSQVTGRPVELVEITTYGDTSREHLAQIGGTGVFVAALREALLRGEVDFAVHSLKDIPTAQHPGLVLAAVPVREDFRDVIVAREATKLTDLPNGARIGTGAPRRMAQLNAYARARGLDIETVPIRGNVDTRIAFVERGELDAVVLAAAGLNRVGRIDEATDFLSPDVMLPAPGQGALAVEAPANDPDLVAALAELDDPFTRIAVTAERSLLAALEAGCSAPVGALADLLAEGQVAKEMRLRGVVGSTDGATMVQLSTTGPVPETHEQAMALGRDLATEMLAQGAAGLMGERAH, from the coding sequence ATGACTGAGAAGGCACTGAGGCTTGGGACCAGGCGCAGCAAGCTCGCGATGGCCCAGTCCGGGCAGGTGGCGGACGCCGTGAGCCAGGTGACCGGACGGCCTGTGGAGCTCGTCGAGATCACCACGTACGGCGACACGTCGCGCGAGCACCTGGCACAGATCGGCGGCACGGGCGTGTTCGTGGCCGCGCTGCGCGAGGCGCTGTTGCGGGGAGAGGTGGACTTCGCGGTTCATTCGCTCAAGGACATCCCCACCGCACAGCACCCGGGGCTGGTCCTGGCCGCCGTCCCCGTGCGCGAGGACTTCCGGGACGTGATCGTCGCCCGCGAGGCGACGAAGCTGACCGACCTGCCGAACGGGGCGCGCATCGGCACCGGCGCGCCGCGCCGCATGGCGCAGCTCAACGCGTACGCCCGGGCCCGCGGACTGGACATCGAGACCGTCCCGATCCGGGGTAACGTCGACACCCGTATCGCCTTCGTGGAGCGCGGGGAACTCGACGCCGTCGTACTCGCCGCCGCCGGGCTGAACCGCGTCGGCCGCATCGACGAGGCGACCGACTTCCTGTCGCCCGACGTGATGCTGCCCGCGCCCGGCCAGGGTGCCCTCGCGGTCGAGGCTCCCGCGAACGACCCGGACCTCGTCGCCGCGCTCGCCGAACTCGACGACCCGTTCACGCGGATCGCCGTGACGGCCGAGCGGTCACTGCTCGCCGCCCTGGAGGCCGGATGCAGCGCACCCGTGGGCGCGCTGGCCGACCTGCTGGCCGAAGGGCAGGTTGCCAAGGAAATGCGCCTGCGCGGAGTCGTCGGTAGCACCGACGGTGCCACGATGGTGCAGCTGTCCACCACCGGTCCCGTGCCCGAGACGCACGAGCAGGCGATGGCGCTCGGTCGCGACCTCGCCACCGAGATGCTCGCCCAGGGCGCGGCCGGTCTGATGGGGGAGCGAGCACATTGA
- a CDS encoding glutaredoxin family protein has product MSPLFRRRDRATEQSPQSPRPAQARPSSPRTESHVVTLIRKPGCHLCDDAQAVVEKVCAGLGVAWEAKDITEDRRLHDAYWEQIPVVLIDGRQHTFWRVNEERLRKALTD; this is encoded by the coding sequence ATGAGTCCCCTCTTCCGCCGGAGGGACCGGGCGACCGAGCAGTCCCCGCAGTCCCCGCGGCCCGCGCAGGCGCGGCCGTCCTCCCCGCGTACCGAGTCCCATGTCGTCACCCTCATCCGCAAGCCCGGCTGCCACCTGTGCGACGACGCCCAGGCCGTCGTCGAGAAGGTCTGCGCCGGCCTCGGCGTCGCCTGGGAGGCGAAGGACATCACCGAGGACCGCCGGCTGCACGACGCGTACTGGGAGCAGATCCCGGTCGTGCTGATCGACGGCAGGCAGCACACCTTCTGGCGTGTGAACGAGGAACGGCTGCGCAAGGCACTGACCGACTAG
- a CDS encoding ATP-binding protein: protein MTSLKKPIEAAPVGHPKYSQTLPCAPSTAEVGRKLVRDVLGVWRLDDLADQAELIVTELIANACKHTRSSRIRLVVGRPSPIQVHVGVVDRDPSRLPALERAGAEDESGRGLLIIGALAERWGCDLQGSATRPWGKEVWAELRAEGDE from the coding sequence ATGACGAGTCTGAAGAAGCCGATCGAGGCCGCCCCCGTCGGCCACCCCAAGTACAGCCAGACCTTGCCGTGCGCTCCGTCCACCGCGGAGGTCGGCCGGAAACTCGTACGGGACGTCCTCGGCGTATGGCGCCTCGACGATCTCGCGGATCAAGCCGAGCTGATCGTCACGGAACTGATCGCGAACGCCTGCAAGCACACACGGAGTTCGCGGATCCGCTTGGTCGTCGGGCGGCCGAGCCCGATACAGGTGCATGTCGGCGTCGTGGACCGCGACCCCTCGCGCCTGCCAGCTCTCGAGCGGGCCGGTGCGGAGGACGAATCGGGCCGAGGTCTGCTGATCATCGGTGCGCTCGCCGAACGCTGGGGCTGCGATCTGCAAGGCTCGGCCACCCGGCCCTGGGGAAAAGAAGTCTGGGCCGAACTCCGTGCCGAGGGCGACGAGTGA
- a CDS encoding glutamyl-tRNA reductase, with protein sequence MSLLVVGLSHRSAPVSVLERASLSADAQFKLVQDTVAAEPATEAALLATCNRIELYADVDKFHAGVAELSTLLAQHSGVGLDELTPHLYVHYEDRAVHHLFSVACGLDSMVVGEGQILGQIKDSLARAQDQHSAGRLLNDLFQQALRVGKRAHSETGIDRAGQSLVTFGLEQLAEGGDVDTWARGKKALVIGAGSMSSLAAATLARAGVAEITVANRTAERAERLAAILDEGGTGVRARAVPMDAVPHELTRADLAVSCTGATGLVLTAEAVAETVAARTGAPVEPVGAAPDTGTAETMPAARDGATPAPVAEENSPLDLASVPSGFSVMGEAAVAGMDAATLEQHAAWAAGGSATERRESARRGPGADAELITALAATATSAGRVPERRRPEPVAEVPRPRPSLYLLDLAMPRDVDVAVHRLAGVRLVDIESLADASADAPMAADVDQVRRIVGDEVTAFGAAQRAARITPTVVALRSMAAEVVAGEIARLEGRLPGLDAKHRSEITQTVKRVVDKLLHAPTVRVKQLAAEPGGAGYADALRTLFDLDQETVASVSRAENSTEKNRGPA encoded by the coding sequence ATGAGTCTTCTCGTCGTCGGGCTGAGCCACCGCAGCGCGCCCGTGAGCGTGCTGGAGCGTGCCTCGCTGAGCGCGGACGCGCAGTTCAAGCTGGTCCAGGACACGGTCGCCGCCGAACCGGCCACCGAGGCGGCCCTGCTCGCCACCTGCAACCGCATCGAGCTGTACGCCGACGTGGACAAGTTCCACGCCGGTGTCGCCGAGCTGTCCACGCTGCTCGCCCAGCACAGCGGGGTCGGCCTCGACGAACTCACCCCGCACCTGTACGTGCACTACGAGGACCGGGCCGTGCACCACCTGTTCTCGGTGGCCTGCGGGCTGGACTCCATGGTGGTCGGCGAGGGCCAGATCCTCGGCCAGATCAAGGACTCGCTCGCCCGCGCCCAGGACCAGCACTCCGCCGGACGGCTGCTGAACGACCTGTTCCAGCAGGCACTGCGGGTCGGCAAGCGTGCCCACTCCGAGACGGGTATCGACCGGGCCGGACAGTCCCTGGTCACCTTCGGACTGGAACAGCTCGCCGAGGGGGGCGACGTCGACACCTGGGCCCGGGGCAAGAAGGCCCTGGTCATCGGCGCCGGTTCGATGTCCTCCCTGGCCGCCGCCACGCTGGCGCGGGCCGGGGTCGCCGAGATCACCGTCGCCAACCGCACCGCCGAGCGCGCCGAACGCCTCGCCGCGATCCTCGACGAGGGCGGCACCGGCGTACGGGCCCGCGCGGTGCCGATGGACGCCGTGCCGCACGAACTGACACGTGCCGACCTGGCCGTCTCCTGCACCGGCGCGACCGGGCTCGTCCTGACCGCCGAGGCCGTCGCCGAGACCGTCGCCGCCCGCACCGGCGCCCCCGTCGAGCCGGTCGGCGCCGCCCCGGACACGGGCACCGCCGAGACCATGCCCGCGGCGCGGGACGGCGCGACGCCGGCCCCCGTCGCCGAGGAGAACAGCCCGCTCGACCTCGCCTCCGTGCCCTCCGGCTTCTCCGTCATGGGCGAGGCCGCCGTGGCCGGCATGGACGCGGCCACGCTGGAGCAGCACGCGGCCTGGGCCGCCGGTGGCAGCGCCACCGAGCGGCGCGAGTCGGCGCGGCGCGGTCCCGGCGCGGACGCCGAGCTGATCACGGCGCTCGCCGCCACGGCGACCTCCGCCGGACGCGTCCCCGAGCGGCGCCGGCCCGAGCCGGTCGCCGAGGTGCCGCGCCCGCGGCCCTCCCTGTACCTGCTCGACCTCGCCATGCCGCGGGACGTCGACGTCGCCGTGCACCGGCTGGCCGGGGTCCGCCTGGTGGACATCGAGTCGCTCGCCGACGCGTCCGCCGACGCCCCGATGGCCGCCGACGTCGACCAGGTCCGCCGTATCGTCGGTGACGAGGTCACGGCGTTCGGCGCGGCACAGCGGGCCGCGCGCATCACGCCCACGGTCGTCGCGCTGCGCAGCATGGCCGCCGAGGTCGTGGCCGGCGAGATCGCCCGGCTGGAAGGGCGGCTGCCGGGCCTCGACGCCAAACACCGCTCCGAGATCACCCAGACCGTCAAGCGCGTGGTGGACAAGCTCCTGCACGCGCCGACGGTACGGGTCAAGCAGCTTGCCGCCGAGCCCGGCGGCGCCGGGTACGCGGACGCGCTGCGCACCCTGTTCGACCTCGACCAGGAGACGGTGGCCTCCGTCTCGCGGGCCGAGAACAGCACTGAGAAGAACCGAGGGCCGGCATGA
- a CDS encoding protein-L-isoaspartate O-methyltransferase, which yields MNAVALAAESVPEHHYTHHEGRGPTPHRSNPVVIHRELTTLDVRPGHKVAEYGTGSGLSGALLAELVGPTGSVTSLDIDDFLVRWANLIHHDRGVHNVRCHTADGTAGFAERAPYDRMVAWCTPSLLPEVWVDQVVDGGLIVAPLPIAAVPNMTVVAKIRVSGGQPVVEAVFTGGYIEATASPKTDLDLPGRWVDWERRVPAPSWISIAWREQDDPLHTGARTSLGHLLEDAHTEPYDGPEVGWPSWRTFAAALGDPGLTMAGLCPELWAIGHTTATTAAVIQQDGTILADRPDSPSLAILRGWLRRWEAAGRPAPESYTPALVRVAGGEGPAGWDLRLSR from the coding sequence TTGAACGCCGTCGCCCTGGCCGCCGAGTCCGTCCCCGAGCACCACTACACCCACCACGAGGGCCGTGGGCCGACGCCGCACCGCTCCAACCCGGTCGTCATCCACCGCGAGCTGACCACCCTGGACGTCCGCCCCGGCCACAAGGTCGCCGAGTACGGCACCGGGTCGGGCCTGTCCGGCGCCCTGCTCGCCGAACTGGTCGGCCCGACCGGCTCGGTGACCAGTCTGGACATCGACGACTTCCTGGTCCGCTGGGCCAACCTCATCCACCACGACCGCGGCGTGCACAACGTCCGCTGCCATACCGCGGACGGTACGGCCGGCTTCGCCGAGCGGGCCCCGTACGACCGGATGGTGGCGTGGTGCACTCCGTCTCTGCTGCCCGAGGTGTGGGTGGACCAGGTCGTCGACGGCGGGCTGATCGTCGCCCCGCTGCCGATCGCCGCGGTGCCCAACATGACGGTCGTCGCGAAAATCCGCGTGAGCGGCGGTCAGCCGGTCGTGGAGGCGGTGTTCACCGGCGGATACATCGAGGCGACGGCATCGCCGAAGACGGACCTGGACCTACCCGGCCGCTGGGTGGACTGGGAGAGGCGCGTCCCGGCCCCCTCCTGGATCTCCATCGCCTGGCGGGAGCAGGACGACCCGTTGCACACCGGCGCTCGCACCTCCCTGGGCCACCTGCTGGAAGACGCGCACACCGAACCGTACGACGGGCCCGAGGTCGGCTGGCCGTCCTGGCGGACCTTCGCCGCCGCCCTGGGCGACCCCGGGCTGACGATGGCGGGGCTGTGCCCGGAGCTGTGGGCGATCGGTCACACCACGGCGACCACGGCCGCGGTCATCCAGCAGGACGGCACGATCCTCGCCGACCGGCCCGATTCCCCGTCGCTGGCCATCCTGCGCGGCTGGCTACGGCGGTGGGAGGCGGCGGGGCGGCCCGCGCCGGAGAGCTACACCCCGGCCCTGGTCCGCGTGGCCGGCGGCGAGGGCCCTGCGGGCTGGGACCTGCGACTGTCCCGGTAG
- a CDS encoding redox-sensing transcriptional repressor Rex, producing the protein MATGRAHRPATRSRGIPEATVARLPLYLRALTALSERSVPTVSSEELAAAAGVNSAKLRKDFSYLGSYGTRGVGYDVEYLVYQISRELGLTQDWPVVIVGIGNLGAALANYGGFASRGFRVAALIDADPGMAGKPVAGIPVQHTDELESIIRDDGVSIGVIATPAGAAQQVCDRLVAAGVTSILNFAPTVLSVPEGVDVRKVDLSIELQILAFHEQRKAGEEATPDGVAPPPPAVRARPADDGPDGEVPAVMPA; encoded by the coding sequence GTGGCAACTGGCCGAGCACACCGACCGGCGACCCGTAGCCGAGGGATTCCCGAGGCCACCGTCGCCAGGCTTCCGCTGTACCTCCGAGCGCTGACCGCGTTGTCGGAGCGTTCGGTCCCCACGGTCTCCTCCGAGGAGCTGGCCGCGGCGGCGGGCGTCAACTCCGCGAAGCTGCGCAAGGACTTCTCCTACCTCGGCTCCTACGGGACCCGCGGGGTGGGCTACGACGTCGAGTATCTCGTGTACCAGATCTCGCGCGAACTCGGGCTGACCCAGGACTGGCCGGTTGTCATCGTAGGAATCGGTAATCTCGGCGCCGCGCTCGCCAACTACGGCGGCTTCGCCTCCCGTGGTTTCCGGGTTGCCGCGCTCATAGACGCCGATCCCGGGATGGCCGGAAAGCCCGTGGCGGGCATCCCCGTGCAGCACACCGACGAGCTGGAGTCGATCATCCGGGACGACGGTGTCTCGATCGGCGTGATCGCGACCCCCGCCGGCGCCGCCCAGCAGGTCTGCGACCGCCTCGTGGCCGCCGGTGTCACCTCCATCCTGAACTTCGCGCCGACCGTGCTGAGCGTCCCCGAGGGCGTCGACGTGCGGAAGGTCGACCTCTCCATCGAGCTGCAGATCCTCGCCTTCCACGAGCAGCGCAAGGCCGGCGAGGAGGCGACGCCCGACGGCGTGGCGCCGCCGCCGCCCGCCGTCCGGGCACGGCCGGCCGACGACGGACCGGACGGGGAGGTCCCCGCCGTGATGCCGGCATGA